In Maribacter dokdonensis DSW-8, the DNA window TTAAAGAAAAATGGATACAGAGAATAATTTTCTACACTTTACTTTTGCATTTAAAAAAGAACACTAATTACCTTTTTAAATATTCTTCCGAAGTACAAAAAATCACCACCCCATTTTTATATAATTCTCAAAAGCAGCATTAAAAGTTATATTTTATGTTAAGGTTAACATAATTGTATCTAAAGCCTAACTATTTTTAGGGAGCACGAATAATTCAGTTAAAAATATTTCTAGCTCAATCGCGAGAAGAACTCAATAAGGTAGTTCAATTTTCATATGATTAAGTTAGAAATAGTTGTTTTCTCAAAGAACAACGCTAACAACATTGAAACACTATAAAACTAACACATGAAAAGAAGAGATTTTGTACAGTACGCCGGGTTGGGTGCCGGAGCATTGATGATGCCATCATTATTGCTAGGTAACGACATCCCTACAGAGGCGTTACTGGAACCAGGTATGGATGCCTTGGTGAAAAAACGAATGGCAGATGTTGCCTTAAATACTGCCAAATCATTAGGCGCTACCTATGCAGATGCCCGTATTGGCAGGTATTTAAATCAGTATGTATTCACTAGGGAAGACAAAGTTCAAAACGTGGTCAATACAGAATCTTTCGGTATAGGTATACGTGTAATCGCTAACGGTACATGGGGTTTTGCCTCTACCAATAGTGTTACCGAAGATGGTATTAAAAAAGCGACGGAGCAGGCAGTTGCCATAGCAAAAGCTAACTCTAAAATTCAAAAAGAACCGGTGAAGTTGGCTCCCGTAAACGCATACGGAGAGGTGTCTTGGAAGACACCGATCAAAAAGGATTTTAAGGAAGTTCCGGTTTCGGAAAAGGTAGATCTTTTGCTAAGTGCAAATGCCGCTGCTTTGGATAACGGAGCAAACTTTGTGAACTCTGCCTTATTTATGGTCAACGAACAAAAGTACTTTGCTTCAACGGACGGTTCTTATATTGATCAGGATATTCACCGCTTGTGGCCAACACTCCGAGTAACTGCTGTAGACAAGGCTGCCGGTACTTTTAAGACTAGGGAGAATATGAGTGCTCCCGTAGGTATGGGCTATGAGTATTTAGACGGATTGGAATCTGAGAAAATTGATGGTCCTGCTGGATTGCGTTTATATAGAAACAGCTATGACATGGTAGAAGATGCCACTATCGCAGCAAAACAGGCAAGAGAAAAATTAACGGCAAAATCTGTTGATGCCGGTAAGTACGATTTGGTTTTAGAACCGAATCACCTTGGGTTAACAATACATGAGTCTGTGGGTCACCCATTGGAATTGGACCGTGTATTGGGTTATGAAGCTAACTATGCAGGTACAAGTTTTGCCTCATTGGATAAATTAAAATCGGGCAACTTTAAATATGGTAGCGACATTGTAAACCTTGTTGCGGATAAGACCCAAGTGGGTT includes these proteins:
- a CDS encoding TldD/PmbA family protein — translated: MKRRDFVQYAGLGAGALMMPSLLLGNDIPTEALLEPGMDALVKKRMADVALNTAKSLGATYADARIGRYLNQYVFTREDKVQNVVNTESFGIGIRVIANGTWGFASTNSVTEDGIKKATEQAVAIAKANSKIQKEPVKLAPVNAYGEVSWKTPIKKDFKEVPVSEKVDLLLSANAAALDNGANFVNSALFMVNEQKYFASTDGSYIDQDIHRLWPTLRVTAVDKAAGTFKTRENMSAPVGMGYEYLDGLESEKIDGPAGLRLYRNSYDMVEDATIAAKQAREKLTAKSVDAGKYDLVLEPNHLGLTIHESVGHPLELDRVLGYEANYAGTSFASLDKLKSGNFKYGSDIVNLVADKTQVGSLGAVGYDDEGVKAKKWDLVRNGVLTNFQAIRDQAHMIGEEESHGCCYAQSWDDVQFQRMPNVSLEPGKEKYSIAEMIKDVEKGIYIAGRGSYSIDQQRYNFQFGGTVFYEIKNGEIVGMLEDVAYQSNTQEFWNSCVKICDKDDYRLFGTFFDGKGQPSQVSAVSHGSSTARFNDVNVINTGRNI